The Candidatus Kaelpia imicola genome contains a region encoding:
- a CDS encoding phospholipid carrier-dependent glycosyltransferase — translation MIKSTSFRSGVFIVLFLALLLAFANYLYLLKSDDIFTGDQVAHITNSVRCYRSGFDIFNKRQGFALYLISSLLYHLFPLNYYTAILSNIFFSLLLFGSVYAMVLKIKQKKSAAMFAAFLIAVYPISFGLSRFYLLEYSLMSWVALFYMLLLYCNNFKNRFYTVLAALVLGLGPITKESFFIYVIPVIIYKFCLVIKDRSVNIERIRLNLLFFLSFSFLASFWFFSSPKGIINEGLCRLLREGGNNPDISWFSLRNITFYLYPLVDFNLSPFYAFLFVSALVVFFKNRFKFKRELVIWFIMPFIIFSLFPWKLARYIAAVTPAAAVITSLGISTFGKYLRRSLYLFSVIFGLVQFLTLSYGLYPFKANCFIRTEFLSKLFSLTPNRYCEDFEIATPNKSYSGSLEILDAFDEFRINMAGGAEPEEIKVCRVLNVKSKSGYSVEHSISSMLPYFNEVKGHYSIDYCYLDESRVLNYFEGSRVEDLDKFDIFLFYQPELSLYIEGNLRLYKELSYKTGNIDRSISIFYDADKY, via the coding sequence ATGATTAAATCCACTTCGTTTCGCAGCGGGGTTTTTATCGTACTCTTCTTAGCTCTTCTTTTAGCTTTTGCCAACTATCTATACCTTTTAAAGTCCGACGATATTTTTACAGGTGATCAAGTAGCTCATATTACAAATAGTGTCAGGTGTTACAGGTCTGGGTTTGATATTTTTAATAAGAGACAGGGCTTTGCTCTCTATCTTATATCTTCTCTTCTTTATCATCTCTTTCCTTTAAACTATTATACAGCAATTCTCTCCAATATTTTTTTCTCTCTTCTGTTATTCGGATCTGTGTATGCAATGGTTCTAAAGATTAAACAAAAAAAATCCGCTGCTATGTTTGCAGCATTTTTAATTGCAGTCTATCCGATAAGCTTTGGGCTTTCACGTTTTTATCTTCTGGAATATTCGTTAATGTCCTGGGTTGCATTGTTCTACATGCTTCTTCTCTATTGTAATAATTTTAAGAATAGGTTCTATACTGTATTAGCGGCGCTTGTCCTCGGCTTAGGCCCGATTACAAAAGAGTCTTTCTTTATATATGTAATCCCGGTTATCATCTATAAATTCTGTCTTGTTATTAAAGATAGAAGCGTAAACATAGAGAGGATTAGACTTAACCTGCTCTTTTTTCTTTCGTTTTCTTTTCTGGCCAGTTTCTGGTTTTTCTCCAGCCCCAAGGGTATTATCAACGAAGGTCTATGTAGATTATTGAGAGAGGGAGGCAATAATCCTGATATTAGTTGGTTCTCTTTAAGAAACATTACTTTCTATCTATATCCATTGGTTGATTTCAATCTCTCTCCTTTTTATGCTTTTTTGTTCGTTTCGGCTCTAGTGGTATTTTTCAAGAACAGATTTAAATTTAAACGGGAATTGGTCATCTGGTTTATTATGCCTTTTATTATATTCTCTCTCTTTCCCTGGAAGCTGGCCAGATATATTGCGGCGGTTACTCCTGCAGCAGCGGTAATTACATCTTTAGGAATAAGCACTTTTGGGAAATACCTGCGCCGGTCTCTATATCTATTCTCTGTTATCTTTGGTTTGGTGCAGTTTCTTACCTTAAGTTACGGTCTCTATCCTTTTAAAGCAAATTGTTTTATAAGAACAGAGTTTTTAAGTAAACTCTTTTCACTGACTCCGAATAGATATTGCGAAGATTTTGAAATAGCTACTCCTAATAAATCCTATAGCGGGTCTTTAGAGATTCTTGATGCTTTCGATGAGTTCAGGATAAATATGGCAGGAGGGGCGGAACCTGAGGAGATTAAGGTCTGCAGGGTGCTCAATGTAAAGTCTAAATCCGGTTATTCAGTAGAGCATTCGATATCTTCTATGCTGCCTTACTTCAATGAAGTTAAAGGCCACTATTCAATAGATTATTGTTATCTGGATGAGAGTAGAGTTTTGAACTATTTTGAAGGCAGCAGGGTAGAAGATTTAGATAAATTCGATATCTTTTTATTTTATCAGCCCGAATTATCTCTCTATATTGAAGGTAATCTAAGACTCTACAAAGAGTTGAGTTATAAAACCGGAAATATAGATAGAAGTATCAGCATCTTCTATGATGCTGATAAATATTAG
- a CDS encoding DegT/DnrJ/EryC1/StrS family aminotransferase — MKIKFLDFEREYDFLGKEVEDIISSVVRKGGFILGSELKVFEEEFASYCGVKYAVGVNSGTDALYLALLSLGIKEGDEVIVPAFTYIATAMAVSYTGAEPIFCDIDEADFNIDIEDIKRKLTPRTKAIIPVHLYGQPANMAAILDFASRNNIKVVEDAAQAHGGAISVGKDLKKVGSFSDLGCFSFYPTKNLGCCGDGGIVVTESKALYEKLLKLRDYGRESKYIHAMLGYNSRLDTLQAAVLSIKLKYLDQWNDRRRELSYYYNEALKDIPGIVIPSEGGGLKHVYHVYVVRVKERERLIEHLSLGGIPSIIHYPIPCHLQKVYRGSINSEGLAPVSERLSDEVLSLPLNPFLEEREIDYIVSEIKSFY; from the coding sequence ATGAAGATAAAATTTCTTGATTTTGAAAGAGAGTACGACTTCTTAGGAAAAGAGGTAGAAGATATTATCTCCTCTGTCGTAAGAAAAGGCGGCTTTATTTTGGGTAGTGAACTTAAGGTGTTTGAAGAGGAGTTTGCTTCATACTGCGGGGTTAAATATGCTGTAGGTGTGAACTCCGGTACTGATGCGCTATATCTGGCTTTACTATCTCTGGGCATCAAAGAGGGTGATGAGGTGATTGTCCCTGCTTTTACTTATATAGCTACAGCCATGGCGGTCTCTTATACCGGAGCAGAGCCTATATTTTGCGATATCGATGAGGCTGACTTTAATATAGATATTGAGGATATAAAGAGAAAGCTTACTCCACGCACAAAAGCTATTATACCGGTCCATCTCTACGGTCAACCTGCTAATATGGCGGCAATATTAGATTTTGCCTCTAGAAACAATATTAAGGTGGTTGAAGATGCTGCTCAGGCTCATGGCGGAGCAATATCCGTCGGCAAAGATTTAAAGAAGGTTGGGTCTTTTTCGGATTTAGGCTGCTTCAGTTTTTATCCCACCAAAAATCTTGGCTGTTGCGGAGATGGCGGCATAGTAGTTACAGAGAGTAAGGCTCTGTATGAGAAGCTCTTAAAATTACGTGATTATGGGAGAGAGTCTAAGTATATTCATGCTATGCTTGGTTATAACTCTAGGCTAGATACTCTCCAAGCGGCTGTATTGAGCATTAAACTGAAATATTTGGATCAGTGGAATGATAGAAGAAGAGAGCTTAGTTATTATTACAATGAAGCTCTTAAGGATATCCCCGGGATAGTTATCCCTTCTGAAGGGGGCGGCCTAAAGCATGTCTACCATGTATATGTTGTTAGAGTCAAAGAGCGGGAGAGACTTATAGAACATCTCTCTTTAGGCGGTATTCCGTCTATCATACATTATCCGATACCCTGCCATCTACAGAAAGTCTACAGAGGGTCTATTAATTCCGAAGGTCTTGCTCCGGTATCAGAGAGGTTGTCTGATGAAGTGCTTTCACTTCCTCTTAATCCTTTTTTGGAAGAGAGAGAGATAGATTATATAGTTTCTGAGATAAAGAGTTTCTACTGA
- the panC gene encoding pantoate--beta-alanine ligase has protein sequence MKIFKTPKSLQSNNLGLKREGKSLGFIPSMGYLHQGHISLIRAARKENDTVVLSIFVNPIQFSSGEDCKRYPRDFKRDCSIARNEGVDILFYPSSDELYPRGYLSYVKVDGLSSLLCGKSRPNHFKGVTTVCAKLFNIVQPDLVYFGQKDVQQAIIIRRMIKDLNMPFKIRVLPLLREESGLAMSSRNKYLSKTARDNAASIYKALKEAKTLFENGQRDAVKIKTIFKKKIKEISNVRIDYVDIVDNESLKSLSEVKKKSILVIAIWIDKIRLIDNIVF, from the coding sequence ATGAAGATATTCAAAACTCCAAAATCATTACAGAGTAATAATTTAGGATTAAAGCGGGAAGGTAAGAGTTTAGGTTTTATTCCCTCTATGGGCTATCTCCATCAAGGCCACATCAGCTTAATAAGAGCAGCAAGAAAAGAGAATGATACGGTTGTCTTAAGCATCTTTGTAAATCCTATTCAATTCTCTTCCGGAGAAGATTGTAAAAGATATCCAAGGGATTTTAAGAGAGATTGCAGTATTGCCAGGAATGAGGGTGTGGATATTCTTTTCTATCCTTCCAGTGATGAGCTTTATCCTCGAGGGTATTTAAGTTATGTTAAAGTTGACGGGTTATCGTCTCTTCTCTGCGGAAAGAGCAGGCCCAATCATTTTAAAGGTGTTACTACGGTATGTGCGAAACTCTTCAATATAGTGCAGCCTGACCTGGTCTATTTTGGTCAGAAAGATGTTCAGCAGGCTATCATTATCAGGCGCATGATAAAAGATTTGAATATGCCTTTTAAGATAAGAGTCTTACCGCTGTTAAGGGAGGAGAGCGGGCTGGCTATGAGTTCTAGGAATAAATATTTGAGTAAGACTGCAAGAGATAATGCAGCCAGTATATATAAAGCCTTAAAAGAGGCAAAGACCCTTTTTGAGAATGGACAGAGAGATGCAGTCAAAATAAAAACTATATTTAAGAAGAAGATTAAAGAGATATCGAATGTCAGAATAGATTATGTAGATATTGTAGATAATGAGTCGTTAAAATCTCTGAGTGAAGTCAAAAAAAAATCTATTCTAGTTATTGCGATATGGATTGACAAAATTAGATTAATAGATAATATAGTTTTCTAA
- the gap gene encoding type I glyceraldehyde-3-phosphate dehydrogenase: MAVKVAINGFGRIGRLVFRAGLKSSEFSVVAVNDLPVPVETLAHLLKYDSTFGELDCSVSAGDGALVVDGKEVKILSFKDPEELPWADMGVDIVIESTGIFRDREGASKHIKAGAKKVIISAPAKGEDITIVLGVNESKYNSIEHNIISNASCTTNCVAPIAKVLHEAFGIKHGLMTTIHSYTNDQKILDFPHKDLRRARAAAVSMIPTTTGAAKATALVIPELKGKLDGMAIRVPTPNVSVVDLVVEVEKEVDKDSVNETLKKASEGSLKGILRYMDIPLVSKDFNGDNHSSILDVEMTMVIDKTLVKILSWYDNEWGYSSRVVDLIEYLISQGL; the protein is encoded by the coding sequence ATGGCGGTTAAAGTAGCTATTAATGGGTTTGGAAGAATAGGAAGACTTGTCTTCAGGGCCGGACTTAAATCCAGTGAGTTTAGTGTTGTAGCAGTTAACGATCTGCCGGTACCCGTTGAAACACTTGCTCATCTTTTAAAATATGATTCAACCTTCGGCGAGCTGGATTGCAGTGTATCTGCAGGAGATGGAGCTTTAGTAGTTGACGGTAAAGAGGTTAAGATATTGAGCTTTAAAGATCCGGAGGAGCTGCCCTGGGCAGATATGGGGGTAGATATAGTTATTGAATCAACAGGTATCTTTAGAGATAGAGAGGGAGCTTCAAAGCATATTAAGGCAGGGGCTAAAAAGGTGATAATATCAGCGCCGGCAAAGGGTGAGGATATAACAATTGTTTTAGGTGTTAATGAAAGCAAGTATAACTCTATAGAGCATAACATAATATCTAATGCATCCTGTACTACTAACTGCGTTGCTCCTATTGCCAAGGTATTGCATGAGGCTTTTGGTATTAAACATGGTCTAATGACAACAATTCACTCCTATACCAATGATCAGAAGATACTCGATTTTCCGCATAAAGATTTGCGCCGTGCCCGTGCAGCAGCAGTATCTATGATTCCCACTACAACTGGAGCTGCTAAGGCAACGGCTCTTGTAATTCCGGAGTTAAAAGGGAAGCTTGACGGTATGGCCATAAGAGTTCCTACTCCCAATGTATCGGTTGTTGATCTTGTGGTTGAGGTTGAGAAAGAGGTTGATAAAGATTCTGTCAATGAGACCTTGAAGAAGGCCTCCGAAGGCAGCCTTAAAGGTATTTTAAGGTATATGGATATCCCTCTTGTATCTAAAGATTTTAACGGCGATAACCATTCATCTATACTGGATGTTGAGATGACAATGGTAATAGATAAAACCCTTGTTAAGATCTTAAGCTGGTATGACAATGAATGGGGCTACTCTTCAAGGGTTGTCGATCTCATTGAATATCTAATTTCGCAGGGCCTGTAA
- a CDS encoding DUF108 domain-containing protein gives MKVGIIGLGTIGSSVIERVLSKYSSSLEEVYIYDVEKSSIRSVLNSYSWAKSLDSLKEVVAESDFLIETASASCVKDLMPLVVKYRRDILVMSTGGLLKVKDLLSQAEDMGVEVIIPQGAIAGLDAIEAIRDWGIDSIRLSSYKPLRALNNAPYVVNNNIKLENLYRGLVFKGGVSEATEGFPKSINVSAALLLLSGLDDIEVNIYLSGDNSTITHIIEVESKISRLKIECRNYPSSSNPKTSALAICSAVIEAKRYIDRHLK, from the coding sequence ATGAAAGTCGGTATTATAGGTCTGGGTACAATAGGAAGTTCTGTTATAGAGCGTGTTCTCTCTAAATATAGCTCTTCTTTAGAGGAAGTCTATATTTATGATGTAGAGAAGAGCAGCATCCGATCAGTTCTAAATAGTTATAGTTGGGCTAAAAGTCTGGATAGCCTTAAAGAGGTGGTAGCGGAGTCCGATTTTTTAATAGAGACAGCTTCAGCTTCCTGTGTTAAAGATCTTATGCCTCTGGTTGTTAAATATAGAAGGGATATTCTGGTTATGAGTACGGGTGGACTTCTTAAAGTTAAAGATTTACTATCTCAGGCAGAAGATATGGGCGTTGAGGTTATAATACCTCAAGGGGCCATTGCGGGTTTAGATGCAATTGAGGCGATTAGAGATTGGGGAATAGATAGTATAAGACTCTCCAGCTATAAGCCTCTTAGGGCTCTTAATAATGCGCCCTATGTTGTTAATAATAATATAAAGTTGGAAAATTTATATAGAGGTCTTGTTTTTAAAGGTGGTGTTAGTGAGGCAACAGAAGGATTTCCGAAAAGCATAAATGTCTCTGCTGCACTTCTTCTCCTGTCCGGTTTAGATGATATAGAGGTCAATATATATCTCTCTGGAGATAATAGCACTATAACCCATATAATCGAAGTTGAATCTAAGATATCCAGACTAAAGATTGAATGCAGGAATTACCCCTCCAGCAGTAATCCCAAGACTTCGGCTCTAGCAATTTGCTCAGCCGTTATAGAAGCAAAGAGATATATAGATAGGCATTTAAAATGA
- the folK gene encoding 2-amino-4-hydroxy-6-hydroxymethyldihydropteridine diphosphokinase encodes MSRAFISLGSNLGDRKKILELSLVELGKLFELKVVSSLFESEPWGYKEQNDFLNAVVEIEVAVSPHELLRLLKNIERDFGRESGGLRMGPRALDLDILLYGSNVIDGHDLKIPHPGLKKRFFQLLPLLELAPSVKDPLNGKNFKAELENIGKDTSIKKIAVFNKDNLCWDEDIQNSKIITE; translated from the coding sequence GTGAGTAGAGCTTTTATCTCTTTGGGCTCAAACCTGGGTGACAGAAAGAAGATTCTGGAGTTATCTTTGGTTGAGCTGGGTAAGCTCTTTGAGCTAAAGGTTGTATCTTCGTTGTTTGAATCAGAACCATGGGGATATAAAGAGCAGAATGATTTTCTAAATGCTGTTGTTGAAATAGAAGTAGCTGTCTCACCTCACGAGCTCCTGAGGCTGCTTAAAAACATAGAGAGAGATTTTGGCAGGGAGAGCGGCGGGTTAAGAATGGGCCCAAGAGCTCTGGACCTGGATATCCTGCTTTACGGTTCAAATGTTATTGATGGCCATGATCTAAAGATACCTCATCCGGGATTAAAGAAGAGATTTTTTCAACTTCTTCCTCTCCTTGAGTTAGCTCCAAGCGTTAAAGATCCTCTAAACGGTAAGAATTTTAAAGCAGAACTTGAAAACATTGGAAAAGATACTAGTATAAAGAAGATAGCTGTTTTTAATAAAGATAATCTCTGTTGGGATGAAGATATTCAAAACTCCAAAATCATTACAGAGTAA
- a CDS encoding glycosyltransferase family 9 protein gives MHILITNPFGIGDVLFSLPMVYALKREYPNSRIDYICNRRVADILRAQEDIERVYVYEKDEWRDRFSQSKLKAVRDFRGFLKVIKRERYDIAFDLSLSREFGFMLWFLGIRLRVGYNYKNRGIFLNRSLPLKGFSGKHLVQYHLRLLSLLGLDSKYPEKKLSIPTGYIERAKSRINSIKKRDNLLIAVIPGGGTSWGKDAYKKRWADEKYSRLSCLIAGEFKAVLLVMGDKDDSLKFTIPKNCKNIYNYMGQTEIVEFAALISQSDLVITNDGGPLHIAAALGIPTISIFGPVPEEIYGPYPLSVKHRVITADLSCRPCYYKFKVPECNDYKCLSNISVDYLFDEFKKHVKLLGLQYEDKIS, from the coding sequence ATGCATATTCTGATAACGAATCCTTTTGGAATCGGTGATGTTCTATTCAGCCTTCCTATGGTCTATGCTCTTAAAAGAGAGTATCCTAACAGCAGAATAGATTATATTTGCAACAGAAGAGTAGCTGATATTCTAAGAGCGCAAGAAGATATAGAGAGAGTATATGTATATGAAAAAGATGAATGGCGTGATAGGTTTTCACAGTCAAAGTTAAAAGCAGTTAGAGATTTCAGAGGTTTTCTTAAAGTGATAAAGAGAGAGAGATATGATATCGCTTTTGATCTCTCTCTATCTCGAGAGTTTGGTTTTATGCTCTGGTTTTTAGGAATAAGGTTAAGAGTGGGCTATAATTATAAGAATAGGGGCATATTTCTAAACAGAAGTCTTCCACTTAAAGGTTTTTCGGGTAAACATTTGGTTCAATACCATCTCCGGCTTCTCTCTCTCTTAGGCTTAGATTCTAAATATCCGGAGAAAAAACTCTCTATTCCAACTGGCTATATAGAGCGGGCTAAGAGTAGGATTAACAGTATTAAGAAAAGAGACAATCTTTTGATAGCGGTGATTCCAGGTGGAGGGACCAGCTGGGGTAAAGATGCTTACAAGAAGCGTTGGGCCGATGAAAAATATAGCCGGCTTAGTTGTCTGATAGCAGGAGAGTTTAAAGCGGTTCTCTTAGTTATGGGTGATAAAGATGATAGTCTGAAATTTACTATTCCCAAAAATTGCAAAAATATTTATAACTATATGGGTCAGACCGAGATAGTTGAGTTCGCAGCTCTTATCTCTCAATCCGATCTGGTCATAACAAATGATGGCGGCCCGCTGCATATTGCGGCGGCTTTAGGAATACCAACCATATCTATCTTTGGCCCGGTGCCGGAGGAGATTTACGGCCCCTATCCTCTAAGCGTAAAACATAGGGTGATAACGGCTGATTTAAGCTGCAGGCCCTGCTATTATAAATTTAAAGTTCCTGAGTGCAATGATTATAAGTGCTTAAGCAATATAAGCGTAGATTACCTCTTTGATGAATTCAAAAAACATGTTAAATTATTAGGATTACAATATGAAGATAAAATTTCTTGA
- a CDS encoding LL-diaminopimelate aminotransferase encodes MVKYEVARRLKELPPYLFVEIDRIKKRLKSEGRDLIDLGIGDPDLPTPPRIREVLKERLKDQVNHQYPLDLGLSIFRAEISKWFSKRFDVQIDSENEILPLIGSKEGIAHFPLSVINPGDSVLIPEPLYPPYRSGAIFAGARIYYLPLKEENNFIPDFEGLNRDVLKKVKLLYLNYPNNPTAAIIKKEDLKRIVDLAREFEFIVLYDAAYSELTYGSSGACSILEVKGASEVAIEFHSFSKTYNMTGWRIGWACGNENLIEYLRKVKSNIDSGVFNPIQYAAIEALRIYDTHITELREIYRERRDIFIQTLSKSGWDIKAPEATFYVWAKIPSETNSADFAKLLLEECFIIATPGSGFGPSGEGYLRFSLVNDKSRIEEAAERIAKVL; translated from the coding sequence ATGGTTAAATATGAGGTTGCCCGGCGGCTTAAAGAATTACCCCCTTATCTTTTTGTTGAAATAGATAGGATTAAAAAGAGATTAAAGAGCGAAGGCAGAGATCTTATAGACCTGGGTATTGGAGATCCTGATCTTCCTACACCTCCCCGGATAAGAGAAGTTTTAAAAGAGAGGCTCAAAGATCAGGTTAATCATCAGTATCCTTTGGATTTAGGATTGAGTATCTTTAGAGCAGAGATATCCAAGTGGTTCTCAAAGAGATTTGATGTTCAGATAGATTCTGAAAATGAGATTCTGCCTTTGATAGGTTCTAAAGAAGGGATTGCCCATTTTCCGCTCTCTGTTATTAATCCCGGTGATTCAGTATTGATACCGGAACCGCTCTATCCTCCTTACCGTAGCGGAGCGATATTTGCAGGTGCCCGGATATACTATCTCCCGCTTAAAGAAGAGAATAATTTTATACCGGATTTTGAAGGTTTGAACAGGGATGTTTTAAAAAAAGTCAAACTGCTCTATCTGAATTATCCCAATAATCCCACTGCGGCAATTATCAAAAAAGAGGATCTTAAAAGAATTGTTGATCTGGCCCGGGAATTTGAGTTTATAGTGCTCTATGATGCTGCTTACTCTGAATTGACCTACGGTTCTTCCGGAGCTTGCAGCATCCTGGAAGTTAAAGGTGCATCTGAGGTTGCTATAGAGTTTCACTCTTTCTCTAAGACCTACAACATGACCGGGTGGCGTATTGGCTGGGCTTGCGGAAATGAGAATCTTATTGAGTATTTAAGAAAGGTGAAATCGAATATAGATTCCGGAGTATTTAACCCCATACAGTATGCGGCTATAGAGGCACTCAGGATATATGATACTCATATTACAGAGCTTAGAGAGATATATAGAGAGAGGAGAGATATCTTTATCCAGACTCTATCCAAATCCGGCTGGGATATCAAAGCTCCGGAAGCTACTTTTTATGTTTGGGCGAAGATTCCCTCTGAGACGAATTCTGCGGATTTTGCCAAGTTGCTGCTTGAGGAATGTTTTATTATCGCTACTCCCGGTTCCGGGTTCGGTCCCTCAGGAGAAGGCTATTTAAGGTTCTCGTTAGTTAATGATAAGAGCCGTATTGAAGAGGCTGCTGAGAGGATTGCCAAAGTATTGTGA
- a CDS encoding PP2C family protein-serine/threonine phosphatase: MKKVKIYLITSVVLIGVILSLSGFFWRFEKSVLSRYLKDEDISASQIVVVTLTEENFRERELWPWGSNWLDYLITYILDFKPNKLVLNPDFVESAKDIKGFNKFLQNDKVIIPFAENIKDLKTEFKTHMVYGKENGLLYSFTNYKDMPSVDFALKGDGERAALSKRGKFYFLLQENVRVVPASNIALFGMLKKEGYRDNNIADLSNSIVFLSKDGGSLPELYSFLYALLNHRTFSVLPVEFTIYIGIFIFSIVCIMLKSLKFKHLFIIFSLIFFGWFAFQRLYFTISRNYIELIPVSIFALLALAVVVFEKEYNSRVCKKERKDTQLARLLKEREVLPNAVLSSNGALVSVNRYKMDFVGGDFYQFLEFSKGELGVVIGWVPGSGIERVEYIMEVVHSWRDFASVYKEPSKVIQVLNNSMFRYAEQAKYATLAYVLYDAKKSNLRYVNAGHDPLIFVNGDGVVNILAAEEPTPLGIARDVPFKEEEVSVKGNAMLIGYSGGIAKILSRSGGITDKFLGHLKDCLKDKRERVTDDIFKEFLNYCSKKPEEEWSLLTLKITA; encoded by the coding sequence ATGAAAAAAGTAAAAATATACCTTATAACATCTGTTGTTCTAATAGGTGTTATTCTATCTCTTTCAGGGTTTTTCTGGAGGTTTGAGAAGTCCGTTCTTTCAAGATATCTGAAAGATGAAGATATTTCTGCCAGTCAGATTGTGGTAGTCACTTTAACTGAGGAGAATTTTAGAGAGAGAGAGCTTTGGCCCTGGGGTAGTAATTGGTTGGATTATCTCATTACTTATATTCTGGATTTTAAGCCCAACAAGTTGGTTTTAAATCCTGATTTTGTCGAAAGTGCCAAAGATATAAAAGGGTTTAATAAATTTTTACAGAATGATAAGGTGATTATCCCATTTGCAGAGAATATCAAAGATTTAAAAACGGAATTCAAGACCCACATGGTATACGGCAAGGAGAATGGGCTCCTCTATTCATTTACCAATTACAAAGATATGCCTAGTGTAGATTTTGCTCTTAAAGGGGATGGTGAGAGAGCAGCGTTGAGTAAAAGAGGAAAGTTTTATTTTCTTCTCCAAGAGAATGTCAGAGTTGTCCCCGCATCTAATATTGCCCTTTTCGGCATGCTGAAAAAAGAGGGTTACCGCGATAACAATATAGCCGATCTTAGTAATAGCATAGTGTTTTTAAGTAAAGACGGGGGTTCTCTGCCAGAGTTATATTCATTTTTATATGCTTTATTGAACCACAGGACCTTCTCTGTTCTACCTGTGGAGTTTACAATATATATTGGGATTTTCATCTTTTCTATTGTCTGTATTATGTTGAAGTCACTTAAGTTTAAGCATCTCTTTATTATTTTTTCATTGATATTTTTTGGCTGGTTTGCATTCCAGAGACTCTATTTCACTATTAGCAGGAATTATATTGAGTTAATACCAGTCTCTATATTTGCGCTGCTAGCTCTTGCAGTTGTTGTTTTTGAAAAAGAGTATAATAGCAGAGTTTGCAAGAAAGAGAGAAAAGATACTCAACTGGCACGACTTCTCAAAGAGAGAGAGGTTTTACCTAATGCGGTCTTAAGTTCTAATGGTGCCTTAGTTAGCGTAAATCGCTATAAGATGGATTTTGTCGGAGGGGATTTTTATCAATTTCTGGAATTTTCTAAAGGTGAATTAGGAGTTGTTATAGGCTGGGTTCCAGGCAGCGGGATAGAGAGGGTGGAGTATATTATGGAGGTAGTACATAGTTGGAGAGATTTTGCTTCTGTCTATAAAGAGCCAAGTAAGGTTATACAGGTTCTGAATAACAGTATGTTCAGATATGCAGAGCAGGCCAAGTATGCAACTTTAGCATACGTTCTATACGATGCAAAGAAGAGCAACTTAAGATATGTCAACGCTGGGCACGACCCTTTGATATTTGTCAATGGAGACGGGGTTGTAAATATCCTTGCTGCAGAAGAACCTACCCCTCTGGGTATAGCCAGAGATGTTCCTTTTAAAGAGGAGGAGGTCTCTGTAAAAGGTAATGCTATGCTTATTGGATATAGCGGCGGTATTGCAAAGATACTCTCCAGAAGCGGCGGTATAACCGATAAGTTTTTAGGGCATCTTAAGGATTGCTTGAAAGATAAGAGAGAGAGAGTTACAGATGATATATTCAAAGAGTTTCTCAATTACTGTTCTAAGAAACCGGAGGAAGAATGGTCTTTACTCACTTTAAAAATAACGGCATAA